The genomic DNA AAGAATAAGCTCACAGATAATTAAAACAAGAGGTTCTGTTAAACCATTTTCCCCATAATGTCAATCAGTTCTCCTGTACACAACAAACCATTAAACCATTTTCTGTCAAAGAACTTGACCTAAATCCTATCTTTGATAGGAAAATACATTGAGAGAAATACATTGAGCCTGTATGCTGCTTATGAGAAATTTCAAAAAGAACTCCTGAAAGTACAAGAAGCACAGCAATAACAATGAACTTGGATTTGTGGTATTCTCCAGTTCATCTCCTAGGCAATTCCTCTGGTTTTCTCTTCTTCACCGTTTGATCTGTTCATCATCAAATCTGCATAAAAACTTGCTGTACAAAGACAAAGTGTACTTACGGTACTTTCCCTCTGCAGTAGAAGAACAAGGCGATGGCGACTCCAACTGCGACAAGGCATGCAATGACGATTCCAGCAATAGCTCCGTCTGAGAGACCTTCGTCtactttttctagaaaaacatcACACAACAACGATTAAAACCTcagtaataacaaaaaatgttttgcacattttgggGTTTGATGAAACACAGCTTGAACCAGAAAGATGAAGTAAGGTGTATCTGTCTGATCACATGAGATAGTTTTGCAGGAACACATAAGGCATAAGTAATTAAATTCTAACTTCTAATTCTAATTTCTAAGGAAATCACAATTTTTAAGATGCTCCTCCTGCCTGCATGTTGCCAatgaaatggttaaaaacatttaatatatgaattgattttccataatttagcttatgtatataatgtacagtgcttttggtcaccaactgtgtgtgtaacgtgtttcgtgctgaggagcgatcagaaacggcagattctaggtgaggcaggcagttctcttgccttaTGGCAGGGGGCGTTCATGATCCAAAtacattgtgactccacaactgcagagtaagagacagtaacagcgagctgGCCATGGAGCTATTCATAAAGTaaagtgcagcgatatatttatagatttttccttttaccacagcaatcacttattaatattcgcaaaataaactttaagcctaaaaccatactactgcaacagactgaatgttcagctttttgtgtgggaaatatttcagtatttttttaggggcgttgtcagttgctatggcgaCGTGTCTGCGTAGTCTGGCCAATTGGCCAACCACgagaaagaagtggttttgagttgtactttaatggttttcccctttgctgtggagcacagcacgaaattaataataacCTAATTTCCAAGTTTCATTGAGTTGACGGGATTATTCTCTGGCGGCCGCGCAGCTATGGATTGCATGTAGAAGAATTGGTTCTTTTGCTTACCAGAGTTGTCTGCATGCGCAAAATTTCCtcatgtaaacaataacatgcagggggtctaTATTTTGTatatctgattatgattaagtcagtgcctcaccagctatgaacctcacagCACGTCACTGATTCCGTTCCGGTTCCTTGTTTAGGTTAATAACATTGCACACTGAGATCTTGATGGCAGCATAGTTGTGCAGCCTCAACTAGAACTATTCTGGAATTTAACATGGTAAATTTATAGATAAGTTGATTCTGACCCATTTTTCAATACTACCACTGGATTAGAATTTGCAGGATTCAAACCGAATTGTAAAGTGCACACaaattcaaacaatttaaagagATGAGATACGCTTACAGAAATGTGCATGCATTGGACCAAAACAGGTCTAAACCTTTTTCAATTAGATAAAGAGATCACTTGATTTGCTGGCTCCACCTGACatacatttcttaaataaacatCACAGTTTTTCACTGACATCATTCTTATGTGCTGAAGAATTATCTGTCAATCAAACTCATTATGCACAAAGCTTGTGTTCATATGAAAGAATTCAGAAGCTTCACATAGGATATCCAGATTCTTTACCAACAATTTAAAAGCAGCACAGATTAACTCAATACTATCAGACATGGTGAACAAGGCAGACCTTTTCTGGTTCAGTTCCATTTTCTCACCACATTCAAATGACCGATTTTGGTGTTTCACAACACCTGAGAAATTGTTTGGAATTTAAGCTACAAAATGTCTCAAATGCTTGTTATGTAATACATACCAAAGTCCTACAAGTAAAGGTATTCCAATAGATGTGTAATTTACCAAATGTGTACTGCTTGCTAGGTTTGGCTTTAATTTTTCCAACCCAGGAATGTGATGAGTTGGTGGAAATACTACTCCCAATAAGGCACATTATTCTCCCATAGACATGTAATTTTTCAAGGTGAGGATAATGAAACTCTGTCAAGTACAGGACGACCATTGAGTCAGGTTGCTCTTACTCTCTAtgatgtcagaaaaacaaataagtgtTCCAATAGCAATAGCTTTCTGGTTTTGCTGGCAGAttattaacaaaacatttagggGGTTAAAAGATACAACATTTCAAATgctaaaacatcaaaaatatgtgctactgatttattttacagttgtGTTCTGCACCTGGCACTCCTGATGTAACACTAATATAACAATTGACTGACAGAACAATCTTACCTTTAACAGTGACAGAGAGAGGGGGGGAGTTGGTGGACTTCCTAGTGACTTCATTGCTTGCCTCACATGTGTATGTTCCTGAGTGCTTATACTCTATGTTATTGTAGATCAACGTATCTTTTGTTTCACCAGGGATCACTGTCCCATTTAGCTTCCAAATAATTTTGGCAGGAGGGACAGACGAGACAGAACAGGTGAGCTCCACACGTGTCTTCAACTGCACTTCTTTGTCTCCCTTCACCACTGGTGGTTCAGGACCATCTGAATAAAGTGAGGTAAAGATTTAACATGAAACTGTCATCACTTAATCAACCAAATGTAATAAATGCTTTAGCAAACACTTACAGATGACCACCATTGTGAAGTTAGCTTCTTTTTTGCTGACAGAGTTGATGAGCTGACATATGTATTCTCCATTGTCCTCTTTCGTCAGCAGTTCAATATTTATTGAGCTACCATCGTTGGAGAATTTGACACGGGAGTCGGGGGAAAGGACTTTACCATCCTTCAGCCAGACTCTTTCCGTCACGTTGCCTTGTGTTGCCTGGCAGCTGAGCTTGGCGCTGCTGTTGCCAGCGATGAGGATACCTTCTGGACCACTTAATTTAATGCCAGAAATGGCCTCTGTGAGCATAAATGGAAAGAAGGAAGCCATCACTCTTGCTGTTTTTAAGTCAGTTCAAATAACTTTTGGCATCATGTCATTATTGTTGTCTCATTTGACCTTTTCCTAATTTTATAATGTGGAAGTAGAATTCACTGAAATCAAAAATCCTGAATAAGTGAGAAAGTAATGAGTAGGAAATACTTTACATAAAGATACCAACaatgcatttcagaaaaaggtCACCATTTTGACTGTTATGCATGCTGGTGGTAGTGTCTTTCAGACTGATTGGTTGATTTAGGGAATTAACAACTTGCATTAACTAGTGAAACCATTAATTCATACATTCAGTGTGTGTCCTTAAACTCAAACTAACTTTGCatgtacaaagaaaataatcaagaaagcaagaaaataatcCAACTCACAATTACCAGTTAACCtctgaatgttaaaaaaaaaagaaaactacatggcttctgaaataaaataaagtaataattcaTTTGTGATTGTCTCAAATAGGTTGGTCATGCTAGAGGACTATCCAACGGGACTCAATTAAAACTACTCTACAATTAAGAGTTGACAAATTCCTCTATAGAAAACTatagaactttttcattttgaggTGCAAATGTTCACTTCCTAGCTTGAGGCGTTCGGAAGTGATGGATTCCAGAAGTCTCTTGTTTGAGCTGTAATGCTGGAGATTCCATAATTTAGTGCTGTTTCAACATGCCAAAGATGACATGAGTCACCAAAACAAAAGGTGAAGCCAGTTTCATATTGGAGCCAACTGTCACATTTCTGCTTTATCtcacaaacaaaagcaaaaataactccTTCAGGCATAATGTAAAAGACCATCCAACCCAGCAGCTTTGCTCGCAGAAATGGTTTGTTATCAGCAGGAAACAACAGCCATGAcagaaagcaaaatgtaaaataatgtttggcTACAAATTGCAGGAACTGCTTGTGTCACAAAATATCAAGCACAAGCTACAGTCTGTTTGTTGGGAGTTCCTGAAAGCACAGAAGGCTTGGCTGTAGGTGTTAATTGAACAGTCTGGTTCTTCAAAGGCGTGTCACAAATCTGAGACTTTAGTCCTGTTTGTCTGTGGAATAAACACTGATATGAACTATTTGTTTCTAGCAAACAATAAACTATCAAATTATTATTCCCCTACTTCCCATCTTTTACTGATTctatctaaaagaaaaataagtatgCATATTCTACCTCTAATTTAAAGCTATTGATAAGGTCTCAATTGAATTACATTGTTGACATAATGGtcaattcaaataattttttctcttaAGGTAATGTTGTTAATAATTATAACTCTATAAactcatttgtcatttttattaagttCAGTCTAATGATACTCAGACtgctattttaaaagaaaatacttggTCAACTATTCCAGATCTAAATGTGACGGCCATTAGCATAACACAGTATCTTATTTAACCAACATTGGGTATTTTCTAGTCAATACTCACCCATCACGGAGAACTGAACAGCAGTAGACGGAACCGCTCGTTTGGTTTTCTCATTTTGAGCGACACACTTGTAGTTGCCCATCACATGCCCAAACCCCTGCTCCTCAATGACTTTCAGGGTGAGGACTGGACCAGTGGCCTCTATCTGCTTTGTCTCATAAAACCAGGTGAAAGTGGCAGCGGGTTTGGAGGAGGCCGAACATGTCAGGTTGAAATTCGATTTGGACGGGACAAATTTCAGTGGTGCAGAGGGCTTAATGGTGACATCCTCAGGTCCATCTATGGAACAAATACacataataaaatctaaacatatAAGGTTGTTTGTCTGCAAATAAtacattcactgcaaaaacacgaaatcttaccaagtattcttCTAGTTTCTACCGCAGATATTTTGCaaactggaaataagacaaaactaacttacaagtaactttttagcaagatacaggagcttgttttaagtaagtataaatgaaaaagtactagttccattggcagattatctAACTTAAGTCTTTTTTTGCATAACTTAATTTGTCTGCCAATAgaacaagtaatttttcatcaatactaaggaattatttacttaaaatgagctttgtctatatcttgctgaaaagttacttttaagtatGTTTATACTTAAAACTAgatcaaaattacttggtaatattttgagtttttgccgGGATAATGGACGAAacttgtatgtttgttttttggattaTGTGTAGTCTTAGTTTTACTTGTTTTGGGGAACGGAGGGTTGTGAAACTGCTTTTACTGTTTCTTACTCAGCTGTACAACTATGGGTTCACAAAACAAAGTCTTTCAGGGTGATTCTGTAGCTACAAgttacaaaaattacattttcaatgtGATTTTATTAGGAGATgatcagattctttttttttttcttatccaaCTTGACCTGTCCCTCCTAAGCCCTCCTGAACTGTAGCGGTAAGCTCTTGATTAATTAATAACAGGCTAAAGCTGTGGTTGGTGTGGTTTGTCTGCCTTTCAGGTTATTCATGCTGAAGGAGTGGAGGTGTAGGCTGCTGTGTACACAATGTGGGTTTAGCCTTAGAGGCTAGGCTGAAAGGGAGCGCCTTGCAAACATGCACAGCAGTTTCAAATGCAGTAGTTTACATTGCTACAAGGCTGCTAAGATACGTTTTTTTGTTGGAATTGGAACatgatttaattgttttacagGAATAACTCCAGACATGATGTACATCCTCATATGTTGGCATGACTTTGAAGAAGAAACCCATGTGGATTAACTATTTATGACAAATGGCCACTTGCTCTTGGTGACCTTTTGTTGTCAAACAGGTGTGGAGCTCATTCAGCCAAGTGTAACCTGGCAAACAATGAAAACTGACTGAAATGAATAGAGAATATCGATATCTGTCTAACCGCCATGACCGATATGAACTGCAAGTTTGACACACGTCCAAAAGTAAAGCCTTcaaattacttttacttcaCTGTTTCAACTGGCAAAGTATATTTCCACAACATAGTCAAAAAAGTGTATTCCATTTTCCCTAAACAATGCCAATTACTTTTAGCTAGTCTTCAGAAtgggaaaaacaagagaacatgcCAATCCAGCAAGGCAAATAAGTAGTCATAACCCACTCCCTTATACTTGCCTTAATATTCTGCCAGCACTATAATTGAGGAATTAGAACATTGTtgtaattccttcattttctattggattttattaatttatcttattttgtatattatagtccttaacaaaacaaatttccATTTAGTCTAAATTGAAGCTAGCAGGCCAGACCTCAGAAATGACTGGAATTTATCAACAACAAAAGTCAGCTCAAGACATCTCTTATGCTAAGCTTGTATCCAAGATGTAAATgttgcagctgaaataaaattagtttgtaatcataatattttctgtgaagttTAAAGCAATCTCTCTATCcaattctgttatttttttctaagaatatCAGTTCCACCAATAAGGCTCCTTAAGAAGACGTTACTGTGAAGTGCAGGTGAATAACTTACAGTAGACTGTGAGGTTGAATTTGGCGCTGCTCTCTTTTTGCAGAGAGTTTGCTGCTGTGCAGACAAT from Gambusia affinis linkage group LG14, SWU_Gaff_1.0, whole genome shotgun sequence includes the following:
- the LOC122844158 gene encoding carcinoembryonic antigen-related cell adhesion molecule 5-like; protein product: MDLIAFSFLLFLSVKFGSSAGDQVLPDGPLDALLGKDLTINLLRPTERSDIITWNYKGSASIGTVRDGTASIKDLYKGRASINATDGSLTLKSLKSEDSGDYNVVIIGTTDTIPAEVKIRVLEPVSDVMIKSSLPEAIESNSTVEITCSCKGSIESFTWTNDSKIIESDGKRFTVKSSVMSDKIEIPGKYSSKLTITDVQRYDLVGPIVCTAANSLQKESSAKFNLTVYYGPEDVTIKPSAPLKFVPSKSNFNLTCSASSKPAATFTWFYETKQIEATGPVLTLKVIEEQGFGHVMGNYKCVAQNEKTKRAVPSTAVQFSVMEAISGIKLSGPEGILIAGNSSAKLSCQATQGNVTERVWLKDGKVLSPDSRVKFSNDGSSINIELLTKEDNGEYICQLINSVSKKEANFTMVVIYGPEPPVVKGDKEVQLKTRVELTCSVSSVPPAKIIWKLNGTVIPGETKDTLIYNNIEYKHSGTYTCEASNEVTRKSTNSPPLSVTVKEKVDEGLSDGAIAGIVIACLVAVGVAIALFFYCRGKVPVSSPY